A genomic window from Streptomyces sp. WMMC940 includes:
- a CDS encoding response regulator, translating into MTIRVLLADDQALLRSAFKVLVDSEPDMEVVGEAADGAEAVDLARSARADVVLMDIRMPGTDGLAATRMISADPGLAEVRVVMLTTFEVDEYVVQSLRAGASGFLGKGAEPDELLNAIRIAAAGDALLSPAATKGLIAKFLAQGGSSEGGQGSGAYSERLAALTGREREVLVLVAGGHSNDGIADRLEVSPLTVKTHVNRAMAKLGARDRAQLVVIAYESGLVRPRVD; encoded by the coding sequence ATGACCATCAGGGTGCTGCTCGCCGACGACCAGGCTCTGCTGCGCAGCGCGTTCAAGGTGCTGGTGGACTCCGAACCCGACATGGAGGTCGTGGGCGAGGCCGCGGACGGCGCCGAGGCCGTGGATCTCGCCCGCTCGGCCCGCGCCGACGTCGTCCTCATGGACATCCGGATGCCCGGCACGGACGGCCTCGCAGCCACCCGCATGATCAGTGCCGACCCCGGACTCGCCGAGGTGCGGGTGGTGATGCTGACGACGTTCGAGGTGGACGAGTACGTCGTCCAGTCACTGCGGGCCGGCGCCTCGGGCTTCCTCGGCAAGGGCGCGGAACCCGATGAACTGCTGAACGCCATCCGGATCGCGGCCGCCGGCGACGCGCTGCTCTCGCCCGCGGCCACCAAGGGGCTCATCGCCAAGTTCCTGGCGCAGGGCGGGAGTTCGGAGGGCGGACAGGGCTCCGGGGCGTACTCGGAGCGGCTGGCCGCGCTGACGGGCCGCGAGCGCGAGGTCCTCGTCCTCGTCGCCGGCGGCCACTCCAACGACGGGATCGCGGACCGGCTGGAGGTCAGCCCGCTCACCGTCAAGACGCATGTGAACCGGGCGATGGCGAAGCTCGGCGCCCGCGACCGGGCGCAATTGGTGGTCATCGCGTACGAATCGGGCCTGGTACGCCCACGGGTGGACTGA
- a CDS encoding efflux RND transporter permease subunit: MSWLSRLSLAQRALTGLMSVVAIVFGAIAIPQLKQQLLPSIELPMVSVLAPYQGASPDVVEKQVVEPLESTIKAVDGIKGVTSTASEGNAVIMASFDYGDEGTKQLVADVQQAVNRARVQLPDDVDPQVVAGSTDDIPTVVLAAGSGPDQRGGAPGPEALGDLADRLERTVVPALEDIEGVGQVSVDGVQDLQVSVTPDDRKLAAAGLDTMALAEALRAGGATIPAGSFSEAGSSRTVQVGGGFTSLKQIEDLRIAPQAAPGAEPRKPAEPVRLGDIATVNQEESQRVSITRTNGRPSLAVMATMGKDGSAVAISDAVREKLPELRKDLGAGAELSVVSDQGPAVSKSISGLTTEGALGLLFAVVVILVFLASIRSTLVTAVSIPLSVVLALIVLWTRDLSLNMLTLGALTIAIGRVVDDSIVVLENIKRHLGYGEERQSAILTAVREVAGAVTSSTLTTVAVFLPIGLVGGMVGELFGSFSLTVTAALLASLLVSLTVVPVLSYWFLRAPKDVRGVDPDEARRKAEEKEARSPLQRMYVAVLRFATRRRLTSVAIALVVLVGTFGMAPLLKTNFFDQGEQEVMSIKQELRPGTSLEAADASARKIEKVLDGIDGIEDYQVTVGSSGFMAAFGGGTGANQASYQLTLEDAASYERTRDRIDEELGKLDGIGDTTIAAGDGFGNQDLSVVVKAADPETLRTASEQVRGEVAKLDDVTDVQSDLAQSVPRISVKANAKAARAGFSDAALGGAVAQAVRGTPAAKAILDDTERDVVITSAKPATTMAELKELPLGPVKLGDIAEVKLVPGPVSMTRIDGARAATITAKPTGDNTGAVSAALQSRIDALDLPEGATASIGGVSEDQDEAFASLALAMLAAIAIVFMLLVATFKSLVQPLILLVSIPFAATGALGLLIATGTPMGVPALIGMLMLIGIVVTNAIVLIDLINQYRAQGLGVVEAVVEGGRHRLRPILMTALATIFALVPMALGVTGEGGFIAQPLAVVVIGGLVTSTLLTLLLVPTLYTMVELGKERRRARREAKRARKSGDVPPRRAEEAPEPANA, encoded by the coding sequence ATGTCCTGGCTGTCCAGACTCAGCCTCGCGCAACGGGCCCTGACAGGGCTGATGTCGGTCGTGGCGATCGTCTTCGGAGCGATCGCCATTCCCCAGCTCAAGCAGCAGCTGCTGCCCTCCATCGAACTGCCGATGGTGTCCGTGCTGGCCCCCTACCAGGGCGCGTCGCCCGATGTGGTCGAGAAGCAGGTCGTCGAGCCGCTCGAGAGCACCATCAAGGCGGTCGACGGCATCAAGGGCGTCACCTCGACGGCGAGTGAGGGCAACGCCGTCATCATGGCCTCGTTCGACTACGGGGACGAGGGCACCAAGCAGCTCGTCGCCGACGTCCAGCAGGCCGTGAACCGCGCCCGCGTCCAGCTGCCCGACGACGTCGACCCGCAGGTCGTCGCCGGCTCCACCGACGACATACCGACCGTCGTCCTCGCCGCCGGCTCCGGCCCGGACCAGCGCGGGGGCGCCCCCGGGCCGGAGGCTCTGGGGGACCTCGCCGACCGGCTGGAGCGGACCGTCGTCCCCGCGCTCGAGGACATCGAGGGCGTCGGCCAGGTCAGCGTCGACGGCGTCCAGGACCTCCAGGTCTCCGTCACGCCCGACGACCGGAAGCTGGCCGCTGCCGGGCTGGACACCATGGCCCTGGCGGAGGCGCTCAGGGCGGGCGGAGCCACGATCCCCGCGGGTTCCTTCTCCGAGGCGGGTAGCAGCCGCACCGTCCAGGTCGGCGGCGGCTTCACCTCGCTGAAGCAGATCGAGGACCTGCGGATCGCCCCGCAGGCCGCTCCGGGCGCGGAGCCGCGCAAGCCGGCCGAGCCGGTCCGGCTCGGCGACATCGCCACGGTGAACCAGGAGGAGTCGCAGCGCGTCTCCATCACCCGCACCAACGGCCGACCGAGCCTCGCCGTGATGGCCACGATGGGCAAGGACGGCAGTGCCGTCGCCATCTCCGACGCGGTCAGGGAGAAGCTTCCCGAGCTCCGCAAGGACCTGGGGGCGGGAGCCGAGCTGTCCGTCGTCTCCGACCAGGGCCCGGCGGTCTCGAAGTCGATCTCCGGTCTGACGACGGAGGGAGCGCTCGGTCTGCTGTTCGCCGTGGTCGTCATCCTGGTCTTCCTGGCCTCGATCCGCTCGACCCTCGTCACCGCGGTCTCCATCCCGCTGTCCGTCGTCCTCGCGCTGATCGTGCTGTGGACCCGCGACCTGTCGCTCAACATGCTCACCCTCGGCGCGCTGACCATCGCGATCGGCCGCGTCGTGGACGACTCGATCGTGGTCCTCGAGAACATCAAGCGACACCTCGGCTACGGCGAGGAGCGGCAGTCCGCGATCCTCACCGCCGTCCGCGAGGTCGCGGGCGCCGTCACCTCGTCGACGCTCACCACGGTCGCCGTCTTCCTGCCGATCGGCCTGGTCGGCGGCATGGTCGGGGAGTTGTTCGGATCGTTCAGCCTGACGGTCACCGCCGCGCTCCTGGCGTCCCTGCTGGTCTCGCTCACCGTGGTGCCGGTGCTCTCGTACTGGTTCCTCCGCGCGCCTAAGGACGTCCGGGGCGTCGATCCGGACGAGGCGCGCCGCAAGGCCGAGGAGAAGGAGGCCCGCAGCCCGCTCCAGCGGATGTACGTGGCGGTGCTGCGGTTCGCCACCCGGCGCCGTCTCACCAGCGTGGCCATCGCGCTCGTGGTGCTCGTCGGCACCTTCGGCATGGCGCCGCTCCTGAAGACCAACTTCTTCGACCAGGGCGAGCAGGAGGTCATGTCGATCAAGCAGGAGCTGAGGCCGGGCACCAGCCTGGAGGCGGCCGACGCGTCGGCGAGGAAGATCGAGAAGGTCCTCGACGGGATCGACGGGATCGAGGACTACCAGGTCACCGTCGGATCCTCCGGCTTCATGGCGGCCTTCGGCGGCGGTACGGGCGCCAACCAGGCCTCGTACCAGCTCACCCTGGAGGACGCGGCCTCCTACGAGCGGACCCGCGACCGCATCGACGAGGAGCTCGGCAAGCTCGACGGCATCGGCGACACGACCATCGCGGCGGGCGACGGCTTCGGCAACCAGGACCTCAGCGTCGTGGTGAAGGCCGCCGACCCGGAGACCCTGCGCACCGCCTCCGAGCAGGTACGGGGCGAGGTCGCGAAGCTCGACGACGTCACCGACGTCCAGAGCGACCTGGCCCAGTCCGTGCCGAGGATCTCCGTCAAGGCCAACGCGAAGGCCGCCCGGGCGGGCTTCAGCGACGCCGCGCTGGGCGGCGCGGTGGCCCAGGCCGTCCGCGGCACTCCGGCGGCCAAGGCGATCCTGGACGACACCGAGCGGGACGTCGTCATCACCTCCGCCAAGCCGGCGACGACGATGGCCGAGCTGAAGGAGCTCCCCCTGGGGCCGGTGAAGCTCGGGGACATCGCCGAGGTGAAGCTCGTGCCCGGCCCGGTCTCCATGACCCGCATCGACGGCGCCCGCGCCGCCACGATCACGGCGAAGCCGACCGGCGACAACACGGGTGCGGTGAGCGCCGCGCTCCAGTCGAGGATCGACGCGCTGGACCTGCCGGAGGGCGCGACCGCGTCGATCGGCGGTGTCTCCGAGGACCAGGACGAGGCCTTCGCCTCGCTGGCCCTGGCGATGCTGGCGGCGATCGCGATCGTGTTCATGCTGCTGGTCGCCACGTTCAAGTCGCTGGTCCAGCCGCTGATCCTGCTGGTGTCCATCCCGTTCGCCGCGACGGGCGCGCTCGGTCTGCTGATCGCCACCGGCACCCCGATGGGCGTTCCGGCCCTGATCGGCATGCTGATGCTGATCGGCATCGTGGTCACCAACGCGATCGTGCTCATCGACCTCATCAACCAGTACCGGGCGCAGGGCCTGGGCGTGGTCGAGGCGGTCGTCGAGGGCGGCCGCCACCGGCTCCGCCCGATCCTGATGACGGCCCTGGCGACGATCTTCGCCCTGGTGCCGATGGCGCTGGGCGTCACGGGCGAGGGCGGCTTCATCGCCCAGCCGCTGGCCGTGGTCGTCATCGGCGGCCTGGTGACCTCCACGCTGCTGACGCTGC
- the pspAA gene encoding PspA-associated protein PspAA, which translates to MIVRIMGEGQWTVADSHFAELNKLDDELLAEMETGDRDGFRRTLCALLDEVRRCGAPLADDALEPSELILPSPDATLDEVRAMLSDNGLIPG; encoded by the coding sequence ATGATCGTACGGATCATGGGGGAGGGCCAGTGGACCGTGGCGGACAGCCACTTCGCCGAGCTGAACAAGCTCGACGACGAGCTGTTGGCCGAGATGGAGACGGGTGACCGGGACGGCTTCCGCCGCACCCTCTGCGCGCTGCTCGACGAGGTGCGCCGCTGCGGGGCACCGCTCGCGGACGACGCACTGGAGCCCTCCGAGCTGATCCTGCCCTCCCCGGACGCGACGCTCGACGAGGTCCGCGCCATGCTCAGCGACAACGGCCTCATCCCGGGCTGA
- a CDS encoding sensor histidine kinase yields the protein MTAPLTGLSRLAPTRSWLRAHPTAFDAGLAAAVLVCMVVASFADPHGPHGPTFGTRTPELRSLLLMTAAAGALVFRRGRPVTVLAVTGAVSVAELVAGDPPAPIAMSAVIALYTVASRTDRPTTWRVGLPTMTVLTGSAMLFGSAPWYSQENLGIFAWTGMAAAAGDAVRSRRAFVDAIRERAERAERTRDEEARRRVAEERLRIARDLHDVVAHHIALVNVQAGVAAHVMDKRPDQAKEALSHVREASRSALNELRATVGLLRQSGDPEAPTEPAPGLAVLDPLLDGFRRAGLPVELARTDQDTALPAAVDLAAYRIVQEALTNVRKHAGAAAKAEVSVVRVGRTVEVTVLDDGRPAGTVREGADGDPAAGGGSGGHGLIGMRERVTALGGTLTAGPRYGGGFRVQAILPVKARAEGDEDG from the coding sequence GTGACCGCACCTCTGACCGGCCTCAGCCGGCTCGCGCCGACCCGCTCCTGGCTGCGTGCGCATCCGACGGCGTTCGACGCGGGCCTCGCGGCGGCGGTGCTCGTGTGCATGGTCGTCGCGTCGTTCGCCGACCCCCACGGGCCGCACGGACCGACGTTCGGCACCCGCACGCCCGAGCTCCGCAGCCTGCTGCTGATGACGGCGGCCGCCGGAGCCCTCGTGTTCCGGCGCGGCCGCCCCGTGACCGTGCTGGCGGTCACCGGTGCCGTGTCCGTCGCCGAGCTCGTCGCCGGCGACCCGCCCGCGCCCATCGCCATGTCCGCGGTGATCGCCCTCTACACGGTCGCCTCCCGCACCGACCGGCCGACGACCTGGCGGGTCGGCCTGCCGACCATGACCGTGCTGACCGGGTCGGCCATGCTGTTCGGCTCCGCGCCCTGGTACAGCCAGGAGAACCTCGGCATCTTCGCCTGGACCGGCATGGCGGCCGCCGCGGGCGACGCCGTACGGAGCCGCCGCGCCTTCGTCGACGCCATACGGGAGCGGGCCGAACGGGCCGAGCGCACCCGCGACGAGGAGGCCCGCCGCCGTGTCGCCGAGGAGCGCCTGCGGATCGCCCGCGACCTCCACGACGTCGTCGCCCACCACATCGCCCTGGTCAACGTTCAGGCCGGAGTGGCCGCGCACGTCATGGACAAGCGTCCGGACCAGGCCAAGGAGGCCCTGTCGCACGTGCGGGAGGCGAGCCGCTCGGCGCTGAACGAGCTGCGCGCCACCGTCGGTCTGCTCAGGCAGTCGGGGGACCCCGAGGCGCCCACCGAACCGGCCCCCGGACTCGCCGTCCTCGACCCGCTGCTGGACGGCTTCCGGCGGGCCGGGCTGCCCGTCGAGCTGGCCCGCACCGACCAGGACACCGCGCTGCCCGCCGCCGTCGACCTCGCCGCGTACCGGATCGTCCAGGAGGCACTCACCAATGTGCGCAAGCACGCCGGGGCGGCCGCCAAGGCGGAGGTGAGCGTCGTACGGGTGGGCCGGACCGTGGAGGTCACCGTCCTCGACGACGGCCGCCCCGCCGGCACGGTACGGGAGGGCGCCGACGGCGACCCGGCGGCCGGGGGCGGCAGCGGCGGGCACGGCCTGATCGGGATGCGTGAGCGCGTCACGGCCCTCGGTGGCACGCTGACCGCGGGCCCCCGCTACGGAGGTGGCTTCCGGGTGCAGGCGATACTGCCGGTCAAGGCCCGCGCGGAGGGGGACGAGGACGGATGA